Proteins encoded by one window of Actinocorallia herbida:
- a CDS encoding ABC transporter ATP-binding protein, whose product MINVADLKVTLNGRALVDAMTFTAKEGQTIALVGASGSGKTTTGLALLGQLPPGSEMSGRIAIDGRWPPRRGDVAYLPQHPSTVLNPVRRIGSVLRELSRLHGTSVPGVLAAASLPADTEFLRRFPHQLSGGQQQRLAFAQILLAAPKVLVADEPTTGQDPRTRAELTATFAALPITTIVLSHDLDLVRRLADHVIVLRGGRVQEAGPDILGRPRSDYARALVEAARPVENPVAAERPGPPILTVRDLTAAYQGPVLRGIDLDMAAGERLAIVGSSGSGKTTLARCLAGLHRPTAGTIALHGQRLSLRRNRAELARVQYIFQDPRATFAPGGRILDQVARTAVRLRGLPTAVAAREAGVLLENMGLPAETSGRPARTLSGGELQRAGIARAVLADPDVLICDEITSALDPLTQADILDLVTGLRTTLILITHDPIVVARSAQRVIALKEGRALQERGRRPAGVADRRQPRGG is encoded by the coding sequence ATGATCAACGTCGCCGACCTGAAGGTCACCCTCAACGGCCGCGCCCTCGTCGACGCAATGACCTTCACCGCGAAGGAAGGGCAGACCATCGCCCTGGTGGGGGCCTCGGGAAGTGGGAAGACCACGACCGGCCTCGCCCTGCTCGGCCAACTCCCACCCGGAAGCGAGATGAGCGGCCGCATCGCGATCGACGGACGGTGGCCGCCGCGCCGCGGTGACGTCGCATATCTGCCGCAGCACCCTTCAACGGTGCTGAACCCGGTGCGCCGGATCGGCTCGGTCCTGCGCGAACTCAGCCGTCTGCACGGAACCTCGGTGCCGGGAGTGCTCGCCGCCGCCAGCCTGCCTGCCGACACGGAGTTCCTCCGCCGGTTCCCGCACCAGCTGTCAGGCGGCCAGCAGCAACGACTCGCGTTCGCCCAGATCCTCCTGGCGGCCCCGAAAGTCCTCGTCGCCGACGAGCCGACGACAGGCCAGGACCCGAGAACCCGCGCAGAGCTGACCGCGACGTTCGCCGCGCTGCCCATCACGACCATCGTGCTGTCGCACGACCTCGATCTCGTCCGGCGCTTGGCCGACCACGTCATCGTCTTGCGCGGCGGACGGGTCCAGGAGGCCGGTCCGGACATTCTGGGCCGGCCGCGCAGCGACTACGCGCGAGCCCTGGTCGAAGCGGCGCGGCCTGTCGAAAACCCCGTCGCGGCAGAGCGGCCGGGTCCACCGATCCTCACGGTGCGCGACCTGACCGCGGCGTATCAAGGTCCCGTCCTGCGCGGCATCGACTTGGACATGGCGGCAGGAGAGAGGCTGGCGATAGTCGGCAGCTCCGGTAGCGGGAAGACGACGCTCGCACGATGCCTCGCCGGCCTGCACCGGCCGACTGCGGGCACCATCGCCCTGCACGGGCAGCGCCTGTCGCTCCGCCGGAACCGCGCCGAACTCGCCCGCGTCCAGTACATCTTCCAGGACCCCCGCGCCACGTTCGCGCCCGGCGGCCGGATCCTTGATCAAGTCGCCAGGACCGCCGTGCGCCTACGCGGCCTGCCGACCGCTGTGGCGGCTCGCGAGGCGGGCGTGCTCCTGGAGAACATGGGCCTCCCGGCCGAGACGAGCGGAAGGCCGGCCCGCACCTTGTCCGGTGGAGAACTCCAGCGGGCCGGCATCGCCAGAGCCGTGCTCGCCGACCCCGACGTTCTCATCTGCGACGAGATCACCTCGGCCCTGGACCCCCTGACCCAGGCCGACATCCTCGATCTCGTCACCGGTCTTCGCACGACGCTCATCCTGATCACCCATGACCCGATCGTCGTGGCACGTTCCGCCCAGCGGGTGATCGCCCTGAAGGAAGGAAGGGCGCTACAAGAGAGGGGCCGGCGACCGGCCGGGGTCGCCGACAGGAGACAGCCCCGGGGTGGATAG
- a CDS encoding ABC transporter permease encodes MRRLLLTIPLFIALAGPWLASDSGAVTGTSYDPGGGWLGTDFAGRDVWQQILLGGRTLVVVAFTATAGAYLFGALWGLTAATARSRLVDEALMRPLDLLLAVPALFLMLLLATLLPASGLTWIVMLIHLPDVARLVRATALEAAHGPLMDALRMQGESWWRTTVRHVGGSAARVVAADAGTRLTGTLYLVAAASFLGIGVAPDAADWAVMIERNRAGTLLNPWAALAPALMIIMLSVGLNLAFDRALRSRT; translated from the coding sequence ATGAGACGTCTCCTCCTCACGATCCCGCTGTTCATCGCCCTCGCAGGACCGTGGCTGGCCTCCGACAGCGGCGCCGTCACGGGAACGTCCTATGATCCGGGCGGCGGATGGCTCGGCACCGACTTCGCCGGACGAGACGTCTGGCAGCAGATCCTTCTTGGCGGCCGCACGCTGGTCGTCGTCGCCTTCACCGCGACGGCCGGCGCGTACCTCTTCGGCGCGCTGTGGGGCCTGACCGCGGCGACCGCCCGCAGCCGCCTGGTGGACGAGGCGCTGATGCGACCGCTGGATCTCCTGCTCGCCGTTCCGGCACTGTTCCTGATGCTCTTGCTCGCGACCCTCCTACCCGCCTCGGGGCTGACCTGGATCGTGATGCTCATCCATCTGCCCGACGTCGCGCGGCTCGTACGGGCGACCGCGCTGGAGGCCGCGCACGGCCCGCTCATGGACGCGCTGCGGATGCAGGGCGAGAGCTGGTGGCGCACGACGGTCCGGCACGTCGGAGGCTCGGCCGCCCGGGTCGTGGCGGCCGACGCCGGGACCCGGTTGACCGGGACCCTCTACCTCGTCGCAGCCGCGAGCTTCCTCGGCATCGGCGTGGCCCCCGACGCCGCGGACTGGGCGGTCATGATCGAGCGCAACCGCGCCGGGACGCTGCTCAATCCGTGGGCCGCCCTCGCACCCGCCCTCATGATCATCATGCTGTCGGTCGGGCTGAACCTCGCCTTCGACCGCGCATTGAGGAGCAGGACATGA
- a CDS encoding ABC transporter permease: MITPRYVGRRLALALAQVAAVASAVFLLSDLLPGDAAVIIAGDDPDPERIAQIRQALGLDRPLSERFTDWLGGLLRGDLGHSLVSDRPVSAILGEALGPTLLLASATLALLLPLAAVLGVAAALREGGRFDKAFTAIAVGLYAVPEFALAIVFITALSGILPVTALGGLTPAAMVPPVAVMLARPLCSLSRLVRAGMIGALHAGYTAHPARLGVPARRVRYLHALPNAVTPAVQQLARTVDWLLGGVIIVEAVFVVPGLGTVLADAVADRDLPVLQGLALVFAATTVLANLTADFAAFRLAPRA, translated from the coding sequence TTGATCACCCCCCGGTACGTCGGGCGGCGGCTGGCCCTCGCGCTCGCGCAGGTGGCCGCCGTCGCCTCGGCGGTCTTCCTGCTGTCCGACCTCCTGCCGGGCGACGCCGCCGTCATCATCGCCGGAGACGACCCCGACCCCGAGCGGATCGCCCAGATCCGCCAGGCGCTCGGCCTGGACCGGCCGCTGAGCGAGCGGTTCACCGACTGGCTGGGCGGGCTGCTCCGCGGCGACCTCGGCCACTCCCTGGTCTCCGACCGGCCGGTCAGCGCCATCCTCGGCGAAGCGCTGGGACCCACGCTCCTGCTCGCCTCGGCCACACTCGCGCTCCTCCTTCCCCTGGCAGCGGTACTCGGCGTCGCCGCGGCGCTGCGCGAAGGCGGGAGGTTCGACAAGGCGTTCACCGCGATCGCCGTCGGCCTGTACGCGGTTCCGGAGTTCGCCCTCGCGATCGTGTTCATCACCGCGCTCAGCGGCATCCTCCCGGTGACCGCGCTCGGCGGGCTCACCCCGGCTGCGATGGTGCCGCCCGTCGCGGTGATGCTGGCCCGGCCGCTGTGTTCGCTGAGCCGCCTGGTCCGCGCGGGCATGATCGGCGCGCTGCATGCCGGGTACACCGCCCACCCCGCCCGGCTCGGCGTCCCCGCGCGGCGGGTGCGGTATCTGCACGCGCTGCCCAACGCCGTGACTCCCGCCGTTCAGCAACTCGCCCGGACGGTCGACTGGCTGCTCGGCGGCGTGATCATCGTCGAGGCGGTCTTCGTCGTACCCGGGCTCGGCACGGTCCTCGCCGACGCGGTCGCCGACCGGGACCTGCCCGTCCTGCAAGGACTCGCGCTCGTCTTCGCGGCCACCACGGTCCTGGCGAACCTCACCGCGGACTTCGCCGCCTTCCGATTGGCCCCCCGAGCATGA
- a CDS encoding ABC transporter substrate-binding protein, translating into MNHSFSRRHVLGLGMAAGAALLTGCGGPPSSSSRSGGRLRAVFAGGGATETLDPHLANLFNEAARTKAMFDKLADLGPDIAPVPRLAESWEPNADFTIWRIRLREAAFHNGKAVTSADVLASYARILDPNATYRAKSSLALIDLKASRASDDRTVEFALTKPFAEFPNVLAAFGTHIIPEGHTDFTEPVGSGPFSFVSWKPGSSVLLKANPAYWDGAPRIAELEILIANEETARMNALLGGQAEYAHDLSPALARQHENRAAFVKSPNSAMQAFAMKVDRPPFNNEDLREAMFLLTDRQQLVDTVMPGAGQIGNDLFGKGYQHYAADIPQRELDLDRAKSLIAKAGAVGTTIELTTAPVAAGFVEAATVFAEQIRAAGLKAEIKTANKDTYWADILTKGSLASFRSGAMPIETHISQRLLTNSTTNATHWKRPEFDALYDKAVSSSKAADRDAAYLDMQRMLHAEGGLLVWGFADWIVATADNVKGVVSAPANSLDWARFDKVELA; encoded by the coding sequence GTGAATCACTCTTTCAGCCGACGTCACGTCCTCGGCCTCGGCATGGCGGCGGGCGCGGCCTTGCTCACCGGCTGCGGAGGCCCGCCCTCTTCCTCGTCCAGGTCCGGTGGCCGGTTGCGCGCGGTGTTCGCCGGTGGCGGCGCGACCGAGACGCTCGACCCGCACCTGGCCAACCTGTTCAACGAGGCGGCCCGTACCAAGGCCATGTTCGACAAGCTCGCCGACCTCGGCCCCGACATCGCGCCCGTGCCCCGCCTGGCCGAGAGCTGGGAGCCGAACGCCGACTTCACCATCTGGCGGATCCGGCTGCGCGAGGCCGCGTTCCACAATGGCAAGGCGGTCACCTCCGCCGACGTGCTCGCCAGCTACGCCCGCATCCTCGACCCGAATGCCACTTACCGGGCCAAGTCCAGCCTCGCCCTCATCGACCTCAAGGCCAGCCGGGCGTCCGACGACCGCACCGTCGAGTTCGCCCTGACGAAGCCGTTCGCGGAGTTCCCGAACGTGCTCGCCGCCTTCGGCACCCACATCATCCCCGAGGGCCACACCGACTTCACCGAGCCGGTCGGGTCGGGCCCGTTCTCCTTCGTGTCCTGGAAGCCCGGCAGCTCCGTGCTCCTCAAGGCCAACCCCGCCTACTGGGACGGCGCCCCGCGCATCGCCGAACTGGAAATCCTCATCGCCAACGAGGAGACCGCCCGCATGAACGCGCTCCTGGGCGGCCAGGCCGAATACGCCCACGACCTGTCGCCCGCCCTCGCCCGCCAGCACGAGAACCGCGCCGCGTTCGTCAAGTCGCCCAACAGCGCCATGCAGGCCTTCGCGATGAAGGTCGACCGGCCGCCCTTCAACAACGAGGACCTGCGCGAGGCGATGTTCCTGCTGACCGACCGGCAGCAGCTCGTCGACACCGTCATGCCCGGCGCCGGGCAGATCGGCAACGACCTGTTCGGCAAGGGCTACCAGCACTACGCCGCCGACATCCCCCAGCGTGAGCTCGACCTCGACCGGGCCAAGTCCCTCATCGCCAAGGCCGGTGCCGTCGGCACGACGATCGAGCTCACCACCGCGCCCGTCGCCGCCGGATTCGTCGAGGCCGCCACCGTCTTCGCCGAACAGATCCGCGCCGCGGGCCTGAAAGCGGAGATCAAGACCGCGAACAAGGACACCTACTGGGCCGACATCCTCACCAAGGGTTCCCTGGCGAGCTTCCGCTCCGGCGCGATGCCCATCGAGACCCACATCTCCCAAAGGCTCCTCACCAACTCCACCACCAACGCCACCCACTGGAAGCGGCCGGAGTTCGACGCCCTCTACGACAAGGCCGTCTCCTCATCGAAGGCCGCCGACCGTGACGCCGCCTACCTGGACATGCAGCGAATGCTGCACGCCGAAGGCGGCCTGCTCGTCTGGGGGTTCGCGGACTGGATCGTCGCCACTGCCGACAACGTGAAGGGAGTCGTGTCAGCACCCGCGAACAGCCTCGACTGGGCCCGGTTCGACAAGGTCGAACTGGCTTGA
- a CDS encoding MFS transporter codes for MRKQPWAVRLLLVNQFGVNTGFYLLIPYLATHLTDSLGMSAALVGVVLGVRNLSQQGLFLIGGSAADRLGARRVIIAGCALRAVGFALFALGTSLPVLLGAAALSGVAGALFNPAVRAYIAVESDDKAAAFALFNVFAQAGALFGPLLGAAPLFVDFRLSALVAAGIFTVLTAAQALALPAREVPPRDTTVLGDWRRCLTDRRFLAFTLALSGMFALQNQLYLVLPLAARDATGRAESAALLFLVGTAATLLLQVRITRQLSCTKNRYAVMAAGLAVMGAGFLAPALLPGLVPVLLAVVCLEIGVIITQPFAYALIGDVGGERLSGTYFGVFYLVSGVVAAASTALIGAAEGAGAFLCAAIGLLCALGALAIGRRAALRPV; via the coding sequence ATGCGGAAACAGCCCTGGGCGGTACGCCTCCTGCTGGTCAACCAGTTCGGCGTCAACACCGGCTTCTACCTGCTGATCCCGTACCTGGCGACGCACCTCACCGACAGCCTGGGCATGTCCGCGGCGCTGGTCGGCGTGGTGCTGGGCGTGCGCAACCTCAGCCAGCAGGGACTGTTCCTCATCGGCGGCAGCGCGGCCGACCGGCTCGGCGCGAGGCGCGTCATCATCGCCGGGTGCGCGCTGCGGGCCGTCGGCTTCGCCCTGTTCGCCCTCGGCACCTCGCTGCCGGTGCTGCTGGGCGCCGCCGCGCTCAGCGGGGTCGCGGGGGCGCTGTTCAACCCTGCGGTGCGCGCCTACATCGCCGTCGAGTCCGATGACAAGGCCGCGGCGTTCGCACTGTTCAACGTGTTCGCTCAGGCCGGCGCCCTGTTCGGGCCGCTGCTGGGCGCCGCTCCGCTGTTCGTGGACTTTCGCCTCTCCGCGCTGGTCGCGGCCGGAATCTTCACGGTCCTGACGGCGGCGCAGGCGCTGGCGCTCCCGGCCCGCGAAGTGCCGCCGAGAGACACGACGGTGCTGGGGGACTGGCGCCGCTGCCTGACCGACCGGCGCTTCCTCGCGTTCACCCTCGCCCTGAGCGGCATGTTCGCCCTGCAGAACCAGCTCTACCTCGTCCTTCCGCTCGCAGCCCGCGACGCGACCGGCCGCGCGGAGTCGGCCGCGCTGCTCTTCCTCGTCGGCACCGCAGCGACCCTGCTGCTCCAGGTCCGCATCACCCGGCAGCTGTCCTGCACGAAGAACCGGTACGCGGTGATGGCGGCAGGGCTCGCCGTCATGGGCGCCGGGTTCCTCGCCCCCGCGCTCCTGCCCGGCCTCGTTCCGGTGCTGCTCGCGGTCGTCTGCCTGGAGATCGGCGTGATCATCACCCAGCCGTTCGCCTACGCGCTGATCGGCGACGTGGGTGGAGAGCGCCTGTCGGGCACCTACTTCGGTGTCTTCTACCTCGTGTCCGGCGTCGTCGCCGCGGCCAGCACCGCCCTCATCGGAGCAGCGGAGGGCGCGGGCGCCTTCCTCTGCGCGGCCATCGGCCTGCTGTGCGCTCTCGGCGCGCTCGCCATCGGCCGACGTGCCGCGCTGCGGCCTGTCTGA